CCTGGTGCGGGCCGTGCCGGATGTTCGCGCCCGTCTACGAGAAGGCCGCCGAGCGCCACCAGGACCTGCTGTTCGCCAAGGTCGACACCGAGGCCCAGCCCGAGCTGGCCGCCGCCTTCGACATCCAGTCCATCCCCACGCTGATGATCGTGCGGGAGAACATCGCGGTCTTCGCCCAGCCCGGCGCCCTCCCCGAGCCGGCCCTGGAGGACCTCATCGGCCAGGCCCGCGACCTGGACATGGACACGGTGCGCGCCTCCATCGCCGCCGCGGCGAACGAGAAGCACGCCATCGACGAGGAGAAGGAGCAGGGCGTCGCGGGCGAGGAGAAGGCATCCGGCGACCGTGGCTGAGCTGCTGCTGGTCCGGCACGGCGAAACCGAGTGGAGCCGCTCGCACCGGCACACCAGCCGGACCGATCTGCCCCTGACCCCGCGCGGTGAGGAGCAGGCGCGCGCCCTGCGCGGGCCGCTCGCCGCGCGGAAGATCGGGCTGATCCTGGTCAGCCCGATGGACCGGGCCGTGCGGACCGCGCGGCTCGCCGGGCTCGAGGACCTGACCGTCGAGCCCGACCTGCGCGAATGGGACTACGGCGGCTACGAGGGCATCACCACCGACGAGATCCACCGCACCCGCCCCGACTGGAACCTGTGGACCGACGGCGTGCCACCGGCCGGACCCGACCACCCCGGCGAGTCGCCCGAGCGGATCGGGGCCCGGGTGGACCGGGTGCTCGCCCGGATCGCCCCCGAGCTGGCGGCGGCGGACGGCGCCGATGTGGTGCTGGTGGCGCACGCCCACGTCCTGCGGGTGCTCACCGCCCGGCGGCTGGGCCTGCCCCCGTCCGCCGGTGCGCTCTTCCGGCTCGACACCGCGACCGTCAGTCGACTGGGAAGTGAGCATGGTCGCCCGGCCATGGTCGCCTGGAACGTAGGCTCGGAGGCGATCTCCGGACAGGGCGCGACCGCGAGCGGTGGCACCCCCGCCCGGTGATCATCTCCGACCGTATACGCATACCGCACGTCCGACAGGAAGCAGGAACAGCGAGCATGGCTACGACGCGTACCGCGCACACCGTCTGGCAGGGCAATCTGGCCGAGGGCAAGGGGACCGTCACCTTCGACTCCTCCGGCATCGGCGAGCAGCCGGTCTCCTGGCCGTCCCGCGCCGAGCAGGCCAATGGCAAGACCAGCCCCGAGGAGCTGATCGCGGCGGCCCACTCCAGCTGCTTCTCGATGGCGCTCTCGCACGGCCTCACCCAGGCGGGCAACCCGCCCACCCAGCTGACCACCCAGGCCGAGGTCACCTTCCAGCCCGGCACCGGCATCACCGGTATCCACCTGACCGTCGAGGGCACGGTGGAGGGTCTGGACGAGGCCGCGTTCGTCGAGGCGGCCGAGGGCGCCAAGAAGAACTGCCCGGTGAGCCAGGCGCTCGCCGGTACGGAGATCACGCTGTCGGCGAAGCTGGCCTGACGTCCTCCATACGCTGGAGCAGTCCCCAGGTGAACTCCGCCACATAGTGGCGGAGTTCACCGTTCTCCGCCTCCGGCGCGTCGAAGGCGAGCCGCCAGCGGGTGGGTGCCGAGCCCTCCATGGGCCGTGCGGGCGCGAAGGCACGCGCCACCTCGTCCACCGTGCAGGACCAGGGCCGCAGATCGGCGGCAGTACGCAACCGGGGTCCGGGCGCGCCCGGAGCGCGCACCAGCCACTCGTTCCACACCGCCCCGTTCGGCGCGGTGAGCACCTCGAACCGCAGATCCGGCCACAGCGGTACGGACCAGCTCAGCGCCTCGCAGGTCAGATCGCCGATCCGGCGGGTGGCGGTGGACTCGGGCGGGCCCAGCACGGAGCGGTAGCGGGCCACCGCCGAGCGCCGCCGCGGCGAGCGCTGCATGGCCTGCCAGCGGCGGTTGGCCTCGCGCATCACCGCACGCCCGAAGCCCAGCTCGCGCAGCGCGTCCTCGACCAGCCCCGGCTGATGGTCGGCCATCCGGCGCAGCAGCACGAGGACGAAGGGGAAGGGGGACGGGAACGAGTCGGGCTGAGCGAATGAGCCGGGCGCGGAATCCATGGCTCCTATCGTGGCGTACGGGCTCGCCGTGCCGTGGGGTACGGGCTCGCGGTGCCCTGGCGTACGGGCTCGCCGTGCCCTGGCGTACGGGGCGTCCTCGTCCGATGGCGCAAGCGCTTCCCATCGCATCGCGCCTTGGCCGGACCATTGCCGGGGGAAGTCCCCTCCGCATAACCTGTGTTCGCGATACCGGCCACCGGCCGGAATCTCGAACGCTTGCCATCTGAACCAGAAGGGGAGGGCGAGCATTATGGGACGCCTGGTGCCCGCGGTGACACGGGCTCTGGACATACTCGAGCTCTTCCTGGACGGGGACGGCACGCTCTCCGCACCCGAGATCACCCGTCGGCTCGGGCTGCCCCGTACGACGGTCCATGAGCTGGTGACCACTCTGGCCGCCCGCTCCTATCTGGTCCAGGTCCCCGACCAGCCCGGCCGCTATCGGCTCGGGGTCCGGCCGTACCAACTGGGCAGCCGCTACGCCGAGCAGCTCGACCTGGCCGCCGAGGGCCAGCAGGTGGCCCGGAGCGTCGCGGAGACCTGCGACGAGACCGTGCATGTCGCGATCCTCGAGGGCATGGACGTCATCTACATCGCCAAGGTCGACTCCACCCACGCCGTCCGCATGGTCTCCGCCGCGGGCCGCCGGCTGCCCGCCCACTGCACCTCGGTGGGCAAGATGCTGCTCGCGTCCCTCCCGGAGGACGCCCTGGCCGCGCGGCTGTCCGGCGATCAGCCGCTGGCCGCGATGACGGACAACAGCATCACCGCCCCCGCCGAACTGCGCCGCCACCTCGCCACCGTGCGCGAGCGCGGCATCGCGGTCGAGCAGCGGGAGTCCAACCCGGATGTGAACTGCGTGGCGGCTCCCGTACGGGACACCACGGGAAAGGTGGTCGCGGCGCTGTCGATCTCGGTGCCGACGATCCGCTGGAGCGATGAGCGCCAGGCCGAGCTGGAGGAGCTGGCGGCCAAGGGCGCGGGTGAACTGTCGGTGCGGCTGGGACATCGGAGGCGGGCCATATGAGCACACGGCCATTGAGCACACGGCCATCGCTCGAGATCGCGGTGCGCGCGAGCGCCGTGCTCGGTGAGGGACCCACCTGGGACGCCGCCGCCCAGCGGCTGATCTGGGTGGACATCCTCTCCTCCCGCGTCCACACCTACGACCCCGCCACCGGCCGCCGCACCACGCTGGGCACCGAGCAGCACGTCGGCGCGGCCAAGCCCCGCGCGGGCGGCGGCCTGGTGGTCAACCTCCGCGACGGCATCGGGGTGTACGGGGCGGACGGCGGCTTCGACTGGCTGCTGCGCGAGGCGGTCCCCGGCCGCCGGGGGAACGACGCCGCCGTCGCGCCCGACGGCTCGCTCTGGGCGGGCACCATGCGCTACGACGAGGGGGCCGGCGGCGGCACGCTCTCCCGGATCGGGTCCGACGGGTCCCATACGGAGTTCCTGCCGGAGGTGACGGTCAGCAACGGCATCGGCTGGAGCCCGGACGGCCGCCTCATGTACTACATCGACACCCCCACCCGCCGTATCGACGTCTTCGACGTCGAGGACCCCGATGGTCCGGTGGTCTCGGGCCGGCGGCCGTTCGCCGAGGTCGAGGAGGGCGCGGGGTTCCCGGACGGGCTGTGCGTGGACGCCGACGGCGCGGTGTGGGTCGCCCTGTGGGACGGCGCCGCGGTCCGCCGCTACGCCCCTGACGGGACACTCGATCGGGTGGTTGAGCTGCCGTTCCCGCGCCCCACCGCGTGTGCCTTCGGCGGTGCGGACCTCACCGACCTGTATCTGACCTCGGCACGCGTCGGACTCGGCGCCGCCGCGCCGCCGCTCGCCGGGTCGCTGCTGGTCATCCAGGGTGCGGGGCAGGGATTGGCGCAGCCCGCGTTCGGCGGCTGAGCGACTGCCTTCGGCGGCTGAGTGGGGCCGGGTGGGGCCGAGTGGGCCTCGGCCGTCCCCGGGACAGGGGCCTGACGAGGGCTTTCGTACGGTTCTTTGCACAGGATCCTCACACCCTGCGTCCTGCTGACCTACGCGCTGGTCACATAACCTGCCCGGCGAAATGGATTACTGCTCTCCCTGTCGCCGCCATCTCAACGGTGCCGTCTCCTGCCCTGGATGCGGGAGGCCCGTCGAGGACCTCGGGCTGCCCTCTGCCGCGTCGGACGCGGCGGACGAGGGCGGCGGCGGGGCCGAGGCGCCCGCCACGCGGGCGGAACGGCGGGCGGACCGCCTTACGGCCCAGGCTTCCCGTGCCTCCGGCACCACTCGCGCCTCGCGCCGGAAGCCCAAGTCCCGGGGCCTCTTCGGCCGCCGCGCCCGTCGCGCCCGCCGGGGCCGGGGGCGCCGGGTGGCGATCCTGGCGTCGGTGCTCGGCCCGGTGCTGGTCGCGGTGTTCGTGGCCGAGCTGGCCACCGAGGGGCACTGGCGGGAGTCCTCCCCGGCGCCCAGGCGGCAGGAGCCGGTGGCCGACCGCGACGGCGGCGTGACGGAATCGGCCGAGACGATCGTCCAGGACACGACCGGCCCGGGCGCGGGCCCCTCGGCGGGGGACGGCGAGGACGGAAAGTCGTCCAAGGGCAAGGACGCGGGCAAGGGCAAGGACAAGGACGGCGGGAAGTCCAAGGGCGAGGACGACGACACCTCGGCCGATCCGGACGACGGCTCGTCCTCCGACCCGTCGGACGACTCGCCCTCGGCCCCGGGCGGCTCCGGGGCGACGCATCGGCCCACCACCCCGCCCAAACCGGGGCCCACCGCGCCGGTGACCGTCGCGCCGACGGCGAGCCCGACGCCTACGGAGACTTGCCAGCGCTTCCTGTGGTGGTGCGCGTAGGAGGTGCCCGGTGGACCGTGCCGCCTGCGGCCGGCTATTTCCCCTCCCCGCCCCTTCCCGCAACTGGGGCTCCGCCCCAGGCCCCGGCCCGGGGTTCTGCCCCAGGTCCCTGGTCCGGGGTTCTGCCTCAGGCCCTGGACGGGGGCTCTGTCCCAGGTCCTGGTCCGGGACTCTGCCTCAGGCCCCGGCCCGCCGCTCGGCCCCAGGCCCCCGGCCCGGGGCTCCGCCCCTCCCTCAGCATCGGTATGCGGCTCCGGTCCCAGGTCCCGGGGGCCAGACCCCGGGGTCCAGGGGCGGAGCCCCTGGTAGCGGGAAGGGGCGGGGAGGGGAAAGCATCGGTAAGCGGCTCCTCCGCGTGGCCCGCCGGGCATCCCGTACCCGGGCGTCCCGTACCCGGGCGTCCCGGCGATGGGCGTACGCGATGCCCCGCGGCCCGGCTCTACGGCGCGGTGCCCAGCATCCGTTTGAGCAGGTCCCGCAGCACCGTCCGCTCCTCGTCCGAGAGTTCCGCCAGCGGTTCGCGCGCGAAGTCGAGCGAGCCGCGGAGGCGTTCGGAGGTCTCCCGGCCCGCCTCGGTGGCGGCGGCCAGCTTGACCCGGCGGTCCCCCGGGTCCAGGCGGCGCTCGGCGAGGCCGCGCGACTCCAGGCGGTCCACGATCCCGGTGACGTTCGACGGCTCGCACTTCAGCTGCTGGGCGAGCCGGCGCATCGGTGTCGGCCCGCCGGTCAGCAGGCCCAGCACCCGGGCCTGCGCCCCGGTCAGGGAGTGCTTGGCCGCGGCCTCCTCGTATTCCTCGTGATAACGGGCCACGATGGTGCCGATGAGCTCGACGACCTCAAGGGTCAACGGGTCGATGCGGGACGTCATGCCCACCAGGGTACCCATTTACTTGACAACATGAAATATCCAGAAGCATGATTGTTTCATCTGCTGAAACGTATGAGAGGCCCTTCCATGTCCGTCATCCCCACCACCGGCCGTGAATGGCACCTGGTCGCCCGCCCCCAGGGGTGGCCGAAGCCGGAGGACTTCGCACTGCGCGAGGCCCCGGTCTCCGAGCCGGGCCCCGGACAGGCGCTGGTCCGCAATCTCTACATGTCGGTGGACCCGTATATGCGCGGCCGCATGAACGACGTGAAGTCGTACACGCCGCCGTTCAAGCTGGACCGGCCGATGGAAGGCGGCGCGGTCGGCAAGGTCGTCGCCTCCAACGCGGAGGGCATCTCCGTCGGCGACCACGTCCTGCACTTCGGCGGCTGGCGTGAGTACGCGACGGTGGACGCCAAGAGCGCCGTCAAGGTCGACCCCGAGATCGCCCCGCTCCCCGCCTACCTCGGGGTGCTCGGCATGCCGGGCCTCACCGCCTACGCGGGGCTGCTGGAGGTCGCCTCCTTCAAGGAGGGCGACGCGGTCTTCGTCTCGGGCGCGGCGGGCGCGGTCGGCAGCGAGGTCGGCCAGATCGCCAAGCTCAAGGGCGCCTCGCGGGTGATCGGCAGCGCCGGTTCGGACGAGAAGGTCCGGGTGCTGCTCGACGAGTACGGCTTCGACGCGGCGTTCAACTACAAGAACGGCCCGGTCGCCGACCAGCTGAAGGAGGCCGCGCCGGACGGGATCGACGTCTACTTCGACAACGTCGGCGGTGAGCACCTCGAGGCCGCCATCGGCCGCCTCAAGGTGCACGGCCGGGTCACCGTCTGCGGCATGATCTCGCAGTACAACGCCACCGAGCCGACCCCCGCCCCGCGCAACCTCGGGATGGTCATCGGCAAGCGGCTGCGGATCCAGGGCATGCTGGTCGGGGACCACCAGCACCTTCAGGAGCAGTTCTTCCAGGAGGTCGGCGGCTGGATCCGCGAGGGCAAGCTGCACTACCGCGAGACGGTCATCAAGGGTGTGGACAACGCGGTGGAGGCCTTCCTCGGGATGCTCCGCGGGGAGAACACCGGCAAGATGATCGTCGCCTTCGAGGACTGAGCCTTCGAGGACTGAGCCTTCGAGGACTGAGCCTTCGAGGACTGAGCCTTCGAGGACTGACGGTTCATGGACTGACGGTTCATGGGCCGATGGTTCATGGACCGATGGTTCGACCGCCCCTGCCACCCGTGTGGCAGGGGCGGTCCCGGCTATCGCAGCACCACCGTCGTCAGCGAACGCCCCGGCAGTTCGACCGCCAGCCGTCCGTCACGCACCCGTGCGGTTCCGACGCGGCTGAGCGCATGCGTCTCGTCCGTCCGGTAGACCGCGCCTCGGGCAGGTCCGCGGTCGGCCCCACGTAGCGCGTAGTCCGTGCGTACCGGCTCCGCACCGGTGTTGAGGATCTCCAGGACCCGTCGGCCGTCCCGGTTCCGGAAGGCCGTCGTCTTCACCCCGTCCGCCCCGGAGTCCGCCGCGACCCGTACCGCCCCGGGCCGGATGAAACGGCTGTACGCGGCCAGGGCCCACAGCCGCTTGGAGACGTGGTAGTCCGGGCCGTCCAGCTGGATCAGCCCCCGGGTGGCGCCCACCGACGCGCCGAACCAGTACACATACCCACTCGCCCCCGCGTCCGCGAGCGTCGTGTGGATCGCCTCCGCGACCGCCAAGCCGTCATACCCTCCCACCCGTCGCCCACCACCACCCTCAACCGAAGCGCTTCGCGCTGCTGCCTTGTTTTGGTCGTCCCACGCCTCGTTCCACGTCGTCCCGTTGGGGCTCCACTCCGACATCCAGGTGCGGCGGCTCGTCGGCAGGGGCTGGTCGGAGGGGGTGACGTACGGATGGCCCGTGTGCACCGCTACCTGGTCCGCGGCGGCGCCGTCGGCCTCGATCGCGGCGGAGAACGCCGCCTGCTCGTCCCATCCGGCCGCGTCGCAGCACACCAGGTTGATCCCGGCCCGCCGCACCGTGGGGCCGATCGCCTTGACCACCTCGACCGCCTGTTCCGGGGTGAACCGCATCGAGGCGTAGGACGTGGCGAGGTCCGGCTCATTGGTGAAGCCGAGGTCGGTGATGCGTACGCCCTCCTGGCGGTAGAACGTCGCGTACTGCACCAGATAGTCGGCGTACGCCCGTCGCCACTCCGGCTTCAGCGTGCCGCCGTTCGCGTCCGTCCCGTTCGTCTTCATATAGCCCGGCGCGCTCCAGGCGTCGGCGTAGAAGCGCTTGACGCCGTACCGCCGCGCCTCCTGGGCCAGCCACACCTGGCCCCCGTCGTCGCCGTCCCACTCATAGCGCGGGGGCGCGTCCGGGCCGCCCGGGTCGGCGGGCTGGATGGACTTCATGTGGTCGTAGACCTCGTCGGAGGACGAGCCGATGCCGAGGCGCAGAATGCTCAACCCGGCGCCCGTGGCGCGGTTCAGCAGCAGATCCAGCACCTCGCGCTGGTGTTCCGGGGTCAGGCCCTGTGCGCCGTGCATCAGATCGGCGCGCTGGAACGCCTGCGAGAAGCCGAAACCGTCGATGGGCTGGAGGCGGATTCCGAAATCCACGCTGCCGCCGCGGAGCGGTTCCGCGGCGGCGGACGGTGCGATGAGCGGGAGCAGTGCGGCGGCGAGCGCGCCGACGAGGGCTGTGCGGACCGAAGTGATCACGAAAACTCCCCTTCCCGGCTCCGAAAAGTTCCGGAACGTTTCCGTAACGTCGGCCGCACGCTAGAGGCGGCGGTGAGGCGGGTCAAGGGATCGCTCACGAGGTGATGGCTCGGGTGCGGGCGGGTACCCGGGGAGCCGAAAGAGCTCGGAACGACGGAAAACGACGGACAACGACGGGAAAGGTGGCCCCATGTCCACGACGGCCGGTCCGGAACAGCCTCGGTCCGCCGCGCAGGTGCTGGTGGCGGTGAGCGGAATCTCGCGGGACGACGCCGAGGCCGTCTTCGGCGTGCTGCGCACGGCGTACGCGTCCGACCAGGCGACGGCGGATCTTCCGCAGGAGGCGGGGGAGGGGCGGCCCACGGTGTGGACGTCCGTCTTCGAGGTGGCCGACCCGCGCGCGGAGCCGCGCCCGGCCTCCCTGACGGCCCCCGTCACCGCCGACCTCCAGGGCGGCCCCCTCCAGGTGCGGCAGATGGCGGACGTCCTGGCCCGCGCCTTCGAGGTGCGCGAGCAGGGCGCGGTGGCGGGCGACCAGGAGCGGGAGCTCCGGCTGAGGCTGTCCAACACCGGGATCCGCCCGTCGTAGGGGGCGTGGCTGAGCGGGGCGAGGTGCCCGGCAGGGCGGCGAACGCATCATCGGTTGCCCATTGGCGACAGCGGCGAACGCATAATCGGTTGCCCGTCGGCGACGGCGGCGGATGCAATGTCCGGCATGGTCACCCAGGCGCACCCGCCACGGCGAGACGGATCGCCCGTCCGGATCGGAGCTCTCGTTCCGCTGACCCGGCCCGGCTGGGCCGAGGCGGGTCACCATCTGCTCGCGGGCCTCGAACTGGCCGTACGCGATGTCAACAACGACGGCGGGATCGCCGGAAGGCCGCTCGAGCTGGTGGTCCGGGACAC
This genomic interval from Streptomyces asiaticus contains the following:
- the trxA gene encoding thioredoxin; this translates as MSTSTVELTKDNFDEIVSGSEFVLIDFWASWCGPCRMFAPVYEKAAERHQDLLFAKVDTEAQPELAAAFDIQSIPTLMIVRENIAVFAQPGALPEPALEDLIGQARDLDMDTVRASIAAAANEKHAIDEEKEQGVAGEEKASGDRG
- a CDS encoding histidine phosphatase family protein, which encodes MAELLLVRHGETEWSRSHRHTSRTDLPLTPRGEEQARALRGPLAARKIGLILVSPMDRAVRTARLAGLEDLTVEPDLREWDYGGYEGITTDEIHRTRPDWNLWTDGVPPAGPDHPGESPERIGARVDRVLARIAPELAAADGADVVLVAHAHVLRVLTARRLGLPPSAGALFRLDTATVSRLGSEHGRPAMVAWNVGSEAISGQGATASGGTPAR
- a CDS encoding OsmC family protein, with translation MATTRTAHTVWQGNLAEGKGTVTFDSSGIGEQPVSWPSRAEQANGKTSPEELIAAAHSSCFSMALSHGLTQAGNPPTQLTTQAEVTFQPGTGITGIHLTVEGTVEGLDEAAFVEAAEGAKKNCPVSQALAGTEITLSAKLA
- a CDS encoding IclR family transcriptional regulator; this translates as MGRLVPAVTRALDILELFLDGDGTLSAPEITRRLGLPRTTVHELVTTLAARSYLVQVPDQPGRYRLGVRPYQLGSRYAEQLDLAAEGQQVARSVAETCDETVHVAILEGMDVIYIAKVDSTHAVRMVSAAGRRLPAHCTSVGKMLLASLPEDALAARLSGDQPLAAMTDNSITAPAELRRHLATVRERGIAVEQRESNPDVNCVAAPVRDTTGKVVAALSISVPTIRWSDERQAELEELAAKGAGELSVRLGHRRRAI
- a CDS encoding SMP-30/gluconolactonase/LRE family protein — translated: MSTRPLSTRPSLEIAVRASAVLGEGPTWDAAAQRLIWVDILSSRVHTYDPATGRRTTLGTEQHVGAAKPRAGGGLVVNLRDGIGVYGADGGFDWLLREAVPGRRGNDAAVAPDGSLWAGTMRYDEGAGGGTLSRIGSDGSHTEFLPEVTVSNGIGWSPDGRLMYYIDTPTRRIDVFDVEDPDGPVVSGRRPFAEVEEGAGFPDGLCVDADGAVWVALWDGAAVRRYAPDGTLDRVVELPFPRPTACAFGGADLTDLYLTSARVGLGAAAPPLAGSLLVIQGAGQGLAQPAFGG
- a CDS encoding SCO2400 family protein, translating into MDYCSPCRRHLNGAVSCPGCGRPVEDLGLPSAASDAADEGGGGAEAPATRAERRADRLTAQASRASGTTRASRRKPKSRGLFGRRARRARRGRGRRVAILASVLGPVLVAVFVAELATEGHWRESSPAPRRQEPVADRDGGVTESAETIVQDTTGPGAGPSAGDGEDGKSSKGKDAGKGKDKDGGKSKGEDDDTSADPDDGSSSDPSDDSPSAPGGSGATHRPTTPPKPGPTAPVTVAPTASPTPTETCQRFLWWCA
- a CDS encoding MarR family winged helix-turn-helix transcriptional regulator; protein product: MTSRIDPLTLEVVELIGTIVARYHEEYEEAAAKHSLTGAQARVLGLLTGGPTPMRRLAQQLKCEPSNVTGIVDRLESRGLAERRLDPGDRRVKLAAATEAGRETSERLRGSLDFAREPLAELSDEERTVLRDLLKRMLGTAP
- a CDS encoding NADP-dependent oxidoreductase, with amino-acid sequence MSVIPTTGREWHLVARPQGWPKPEDFALREAPVSEPGPGQALVRNLYMSVDPYMRGRMNDVKSYTPPFKLDRPMEGGAVGKVVASNAEGISVGDHVLHFGGWREYATVDAKSAVKVDPEIAPLPAYLGVLGMPGLTAYAGLLEVASFKEGDAVFVSGAAGAVGSEVGQIAKLKGASRVIGSAGSDEKVRVLLDEYGFDAAFNYKNGPVADQLKEAAPDGIDVYFDNVGGEHLEAAIGRLKVHGRVTVCGMISQYNATEPTPAPRNLGMVIGKRLRIQGMLVGDHQHLQEQFFQEVGGWIREGKLHYRETVIKGVDNAVEAFLGMLRGENTGKMIVAFED
- a CDS encoding glycoside hydrolase family 30 protein, which translates into the protein MITSVRTALVGALAAALLPLIAPSAAAEPLRGGSVDFGIRLQPIDGFGFSQAFQRADLMHGAQGLTPEHQREVLDLLLNRATGAGLSILRLGIGSSSDEVYDHMKSIQPADPGGPDAPPRYEWDGDDGGQVWLAQEARRYGVKRFYADAWSAPGYMKTNGTDANGGTLKPEWRRAYADYLVQYATFYRQEGVRITDLGFTNEPDLATSYASMRFTPEQAVEVVKAIGPTVRRAGINLVCCDAAGWDEQAAFSAAIEADGAAADQVAVHTGHPYVTPSDQPLPTSRRTWMSEWSPNGTTWNEAWDDQNKAAARSASVEGGGGRRVGGYDGLAVAEAIHTTLADAGASGYVYWFGASVGATRGLIQLDGPDYHVSKRLWALAAYSRFIRPGAVRVAADSGADGVKTTAFRNRDGRRVLEILNTGAEPVRTDYALRGADRGPARGAVYRTDETHALSRVGTARVRDGRLAVELPGRSLTTVVLR